The Mytilus galloprovincialis chromosome 3, xbMytGall1.hap1.1, whole genome shotgun sequence genomic interval caaatataattaaaaagggTATTAAGCTATCAGTCTTTCTGTAATACTCTCatgtaattcttttttaaatatagatacaAGTCAACAGTATCCATTTCCAGTACAGATGTTATCCAGAAATATTTCTGAACAATTACTGATGtattattcaacacaaaatagtgagtttgtttacttttaaaacaattgttgaCTACAGTGACTGTGGTGGGGTAGTTGGTTGACATTATTATGTAAAAGTCACCTCAGCTTGTCAACATGGAATGCTAATTAAAACTATGTTCAAGCCTTTTACGAAAAGTCaaagtttgtttgattttgtaGGCATAACATATCaacaatagaagaaaaaaatatttgttacttTTCTGCACTTTTACTTGAGTAATGAGTACTGTAAAATAAATCTTCTATACAAAGATTTGTCTTTACCAGAATGTGTAGAAATAATGAATCATAATTAACAAGATTTCACTTTCCTTAATTGGAATAATGAATCATACATTGTATTCACACATCTGAATAGGAATAATGAATCAAACATGCCATATTGTCACAAGTCTGAATAGGAATAATAAATCATACAAACCTCATCTTCACATGTCTTAATAGGAATAATGAATCATACAAATCTTATCTTCACAAGTCTGAATAGAAATAATGAATTATACAAACCTTGTCTTCACAAGTTTGAATAGGAATAATGAATCATACAAACCATGTCTTCACAAGTCTGAATAGAAATAATGAATCATACAAACCTTATCTTCACAAGTCTAAATAGGAATAATGAATCATACAAAGCTTGTCTTCACAAGTCTGAATAGAAATAATGGATCATACAAACCATGTCTTCACGAGTCTGAATAGAAATAATGAATCATACAAACCTTATCTTCACAAGTCTAAATAGGAATAATGAATCATACAAAGTTTATCTTCACAAGTCTGAATAGGAATAATGAATCATACAAACCTTGTCTTCACAAGTTTGAATTGGAATAATGAATGATACAAACTTTTGGTTGAAGTCATAacactttgctcagtgctcggagcacaaaaatcatgctggaaacatgaaatccagtattttgattggttgattcttgagtctgaatacaaaaatcgtgcttgaaagttttatgaccgcaagaaGTCTAAATAAGAATAATAAATCATACAAAGCTTGTCTTCGCAAGTCTGAATAGGAATAATGAATCATACAAACCTTGTCTTCACATTTATGAATAGGAATAATGAATCATACAAAGCTTGTATTCATGATTCTAAATAGGAATAATTAATAATACAAAGCTTGTCTTCACAGGTCTGAATAGGAATAATGAGTTATACAAACCTTGAATACAAATAATGAATCATACAAAGCTTGTCTTCATGAGTCTGAATAGGAATGATTAATTATACAAACCTTATCTTCACAAGTCTGAATTGGAATAATGAATCATACAAACCATGTCTTCACAAGTCTAAATAGGAATAATGAGTTATACAAACCTTGAATAGAAATAATGAATCATACAAAGCTTGTCTTCACGAGTCTGAATAGGAATAATGAATTATACAAACCTTATCTTCACAAGTCTAAATGGGAATAATGAATCGTACAAACCATGTCTTTACAAGTCTGAATAGGAATAATGAACCATACAAAGCTTATCTTTACAAGTCTGAATAGGAATAATGAATCACACAAACCTTGTCTATGTaagcagggtttcccctgggtcaattttttttttgccacctctttaaccaaaacaatatatttttcgccacattattttttttttgccaagtaacacaaatgtatttttcttttaaaatattccttttttttccCATTTCTGTCTATGATTATTCTATCAAACTTGTTTTAGAGTCTACATTGCAATGaatacattttaaacattaaccttttaaaaaaaaagaactttataGGGAAAACTGattatattttgaacaactttAAAAGAAGGGGGGcacttacttttaaaaataaagaagatatatgTCCTGAAATATAAACAATTCTTGGATACCTGAAAGATGTACAGTTCTTTGGgaaagtttttcaaaaataaaaacatttgcccttttgtactaagaagtggtttttacaacaaaacaaaagttttttatcacttgaaattgatccctcatgtaaggtgtagtcattacaaagtaattataaacaaaaaacaagaaaacaaatattagtttgacatgtttctgcattctgtttattcaaatgcgAAACCTTTTTCTTCtcaacatgtttacttgcaatcgaaaatttttaactggttctttgtcaggtactttttaacaggtaaaaggtatactattctcggaaaccagtcttacagatccgaatcaatgatgcgctttgtagataaggtaactttacaggacagttcgTCACCTCTACAGGTTtgctccaagtttaatagacagtttgaaCTGtggcaccgtaggagacatatttagtagacatgattgatagacagtttggcaaggcaggagacatttcgggaccaagacaaatcagtacctcattttgctaccttattctgttccttatCACAAATACCATActggtaattttttcacaaattttttttttcttatttaccattaaattcacaaaatcatatttgatcataagtagaaaaaacAATACTGACaatatgatgacctatagttgttaatttctgtgtcatttggtctcttgcggagagttgtctcattggcaatcataccttatcttcttctttttattgattgcatttcaataaacttttttcaacttagAAAAAACCACATCCAATGACTGTACAGGCCTATGAGATGGTGCCTTATGTTTAGAGTCTGATGAGACATTGATGAaaaactagaacctaagtcctgtgacatgactagattcagttGAACTTgacacatatttttgaaaagtatctcaaatcaaaagaaatacaTCAAATCCTGTCTATTGGTTAAAttcgttttgttcctttaatcaactaaaaatataaaaaggttatttttaatagaaattttttggacaagtaacaatttcattcggacaagttaattttggtatgtacttgtcctacaggagttgaaaaaaaagttattgtagaggcctattaaatgataaagttttaaatcagagacCTTTCTAgcttttgtacattttttgtcataacaacagttttcttttctggacTATCATTAAAATAAGGAGAAAGTCGTCAAAactttgcttcaaacacgtgtgTCGCAAAATGGTTAATAATCCTTGATGTAACATGTGACGGgcgccatttaaccatatcattttgtcaatcaacacctttattaattagtcctttgttgtcgattgctatataaaatgcaatcagctgaatattgattttctgtcaaaatcttaacgagttcaaggtgaattccgagtattgtctgatcaagTAAATTCTGAGAAAcccgaaaaaaagtaaataaacgaGATGGTTGAAagtaaatcgttatatatatttatttcgccAAATTCTTTTGCCAATGacaattttaatcgccacaattattattttttcgcaaatggCGAAAATGGCGACCACCAGCGGAAACCCTGTATGTAAGTCTGAATAGGAATTTTATCCTTATCTTTTGCTAGGAAGCAATGTCTCAAGTGTTATGAATTGAGATATAACTGTATCTTTTCAGGAAATATATCTGTAAGATTAGTGTCAAATTATATACAGATTACGCAGAGTGTCAAGAATGTGGTTGGCAGTATAACAGGAGATTTAGAAAGAGGTATATATCAAATTGTTAGATATTTATAAAAGGATAAACATCAATTAGATAGCAACCAAatgaccaaatttaaccaaaagataataaccaaaatacatccagtttgcagcatacAGCAGGCCATTCATTaagaggcggtacccggtacttttaccctcctatgctactGATAAGTACCGCCTGAAttcaggaatttttatataagatgttcattgaatacattgaaaagtaccacctacaaATAGGAATGTACCGGTCAACacgaaagataatgaaacccctggcATACAGTCTTGTAACAAGATGCAGGTTTCTATACAATTTGCCAAGCttttaattagggccccgccgacggcgggttgccctatagtgatcagtctgtccgtccgtccgtccgtctgtcgtaccgtccgtctgtccgtccgtccgtccgtccgtccgtccgtccgtaacactttcgtgtccgctccatatctagagaaccgttatgatttcatacttaatacttaacatgattattaaccaacaccagagggtgtgtcatgttgtatgtacaacttcctaggtcaaaggtcaaggtcaaaaactttggtttcagttgacaaccccgtgtcctgtggtgaagatcgtgtccgctccatatctagataaccattatgatttcaaagtttatacttgacatccattttaacaaccaccagagggtgtgtcatgatgtatgtacaacttcctaggtcaaaggtcaaggtcaaaaactttgttttcgagttgacaatcctgtgtcctgtggtgaagatcgtgtctgctccatatctagataatcgttatgatttcaaagtatatacttgtcatacattttaaccaccaccagagggcgtgtcatgatgtatgtacaacttcctaggtcaaaggtcaacgtcaaaaaaactttggtttcagttgacaaccctgtgtcctgtggtgaagattgtgtccgctctatatcttgagaaccgttatgatttcaaatattatacttgacatccattttaaccaacaccagagggtgtgtcatgatgtatgtaccacttcctaggtcaaaggtctgtctgtctgttggtctgtccatcgctaacaaatttgatccacattatattttgagaggacagctgttattatttcatactttatacctgacaaacattttcaacttaacatatatattaaccaacacaagagaatgtgtcataatgtatgcatcctaggtctaagatcagtctgtcggtctgtccatccgttcgttgttcttaacaaattgtgtccgctctacctctcgagaaccattaatatttcatactttatacttggtgggtcataatatattgaaggcataactctaaaaatatgtgacaaatatcaattgggcagcacctttaaacatattgttcaaacatcaatccatatatccagaagtcaccttagagtaataaacaatgagttcacatcatgcagtcatatcactattatactatgaaagtaagatgagaatatttatcagttttaacttaaaatcttagatcaaaatcacacatgagactatgtaataacttcaaataatgcttcatatcagattatccatacaacttatttaccccacgttattgacagcggggcccacagagatggctcccatctcaatgatatctagtttttcCAGAATCTATAAAAACTAGGAATgaacagaaacaataaaaaataccATAACACTCATATTttcttatttgtacatgtataactaaatTTTGTTTCATAACCAAGTATTTTACACAATGTCACAAATGTTGTGGAATGTGTTTTTATgcctcacctacgatagtagaggggcattatgttttttggtctgtgcgcccgcctgtctgtccgtccatgtgtcttccgttcgtccgtctgtcccgcttcaggtaaaagtttttggtcgaggtagtttttgatgaagttgaagtcacatcaacttgaaacttagttcacatgttccctatgatgtgatctttctaattttaatgccaaattagattttttacccattttcatggtccattgaacatggaaaatgatagtgcgagtggggcatccgtgtactttggacacattcttgtttgaatttGTTACAACAAAACTTAGTTGCTATCATCATGATAAATACATGCAAGCGATTTCTCAATGGAAACATCAGTTAAATGGAAATGTTTTAGATTTATTCAATCAGAAATAACCATAAAAAACTTTCCTtgaaacaatttcaaacaaaacttGAGCAGACTGATCCCATTGTCTATCAGTGAATTAAATATTTGAGACATTGACAAGTAATAGTTAAtgctatttaatttattttttataaatttctttatcgatgaaaacatttttttcattcataacaTTTATGTATTACAGATAGATTTATCCTGATTGGAGCCTCTAGATCACATCTACAAGTAGGTACCAGCTACCTGTTAGAGCTAGCCAGAAGTTTTAAAGACATGCAGAGAGGAAATGGATGGACTCCATGGAGAAGTGTTAAATTTTGTTCCTGGGACCATGATGGCATCTCAGATTTAGGTTTTAGTCAGTACCTAAAGGTAAAGAGACCAGTTTATATCAGCAGTCAATACAGAATGTAAAGTTGGTGAGATTATTGGGGTAACCTGGTGTCCATAAGGGCTTCTGCCACAACACCCATTTCCCTGAAActaaaattatataacatatagatattataagatgtggtatgagtgccaatgagacaactcttcatccaagtcacaattatatgtttatatgtttaCCAAACGTAAAAATGTCACAATGTACAATTTTTAACATGATTGAAGAATGCTTCTAGTTACTAGAAGTTGATGAGATAATTGAGGTATACAGGTGTCCAATAGGGTTTCTGCAACAGCAGCCATCTTGAAACTAATGATAATactttatacatttataaacttaaaaTTGTGAGTACATAATACAACTTTCAACATAATTAAAGAATGTTTCTAATTACTAGAATCATAGGTAACTCTAAAACTTTACACCTAACATACTGACATATCAATAAAAAGTATTATatacaattaaatatttgaaatgccTGCATATTCAAAATGTAATGACAGTATTCAATCATAAAGACACTTTCATATTCTCTATAGATGCAGACTATGTCCACTCAATCCTCAGCTGTAGCATACATTGACCTTGACCTTGGACAGATCAATAATGGATCCCATTGGTTACACCTAGCAGGAAGTTCAATGTTCTCTGACCTTGTCAGCAGTGTGGTAAAGGAGGTAAGGAAGCAAGGATAGAAACATGGTCACACATAAAATACTGGTAAATCAGATGTATGTGTGACAAATTCTCCATTTTCATGTGGAATGTGCTTGGATACatagaaaagaaatttaacataGTAAATTAAAAAGTTCTTGCAAAGTAAGCATATTCCTAGTATATGCATGTACTATGTGTTGACACTAGAACATAAAATGGCAcaatgacaaatacaagacataACAAAATGTGTGATGAAGTGCTTTTGAAATAACAAATCTAACTCATAGCCTCCTTGATTTCtaggacgttaaacaaccaacaatcaatcaatccttgattcagtgttctccccaggccgttttagggTCTCGGCACCGTGACGCTATATTTTATTCctgtgatgctataataatttcCGTGACGCTATAATTATTTGGAGGATGCTATTTTTCTTGTATCTATCGTAAAACCATGTCCGATATTTTGAACTTTTATCTAATTACTGCTTGTGATCATgaaaattatatcacctttaactgtaatccctttaagtcggaaCGGATCGGAACCGGGCCAGATAAGTCAAAATCCGCATTTTACAATCATAACTACAGATGCACAAATTAAATAGCACAGAAGAGTAAGACAGAAAAAAAGAATTGCTAGATCTTCTTactaaatgtattttaaaatgcattattAATATACTGATTAAAGGAGCTTaacttttgttaaaaatatatatcattttgatataaagaAACAACTGGAACTAATTCATTGAGtaccatgaaacaatgaatttcatagacatgacaaagaaaaaattggaaaattattGCTATATGATACTTTCTCTTCccattttatataaaagataaattgAAACAACTGTTATCATGGGTGTAGTTTAATtatattctcagttatgaattgaacagtataaacatataacataaagAAAAAAGAGCATTGCTGTGACACGACACATGACATTGGAAAAcatagtttgtttgttttttacgccaaatgtgatgctaCCCAAAATTTCTGGGAAGAACACTGCTTGATTTCTAAATTAATTTCTATAATTTCAAGCATTCATAGCTGTTTGGCTTTAAGTTCAAATGAAGAAGCATtccttttaaatcaaaaccatACTTTACTTCAGTGGGCAGAAAATTCAACTTACCTTTTATTGCATATTAGAGAGCACTGGTTCTTGGAAGTGTGACAGTACTGAAACATATACTCTTGGTCTGAGTAACAGGGGAAATGTGCTATCCTATTTAAAGGAGTAAGTTTGGTAAAGGTCATATTTGACCACAAATATTAAGTCCATTGTTTGAAGATAAAAATGTTTCAAGTGGATGATTAAAAGACACATAAGCAAGTGAAATAGAAGGTTTTTATCTAGAACAGTCAGATTgttgtacaatttttttatttttcgttacAGGTTCCAGATCCAAATAATGATAATTTAGTATTAGAGAACACATGGGATCGTTTGTTACACAGTATGAAAACAGAGACAAGGATCCAGCAGTTTGGGGTACCAGTCTTTCATGCTTCTGTATCACAGACAAATAACCTAACTCAGGTAACTATCTTAAATGTTTAGAAAGATAATGAGTTACAGTAGAAAATTTAGCCATAGCTTTTATCTCCCATGCAATAAGATTTACTGAAAACTGAAATTTATGACTATGAGATGAATAGTTTTAGATATTGTCATAAAGGTCGAATATCATTAGTTTTAAAAAGGaattacattttgttttagtATTACTTTAACTTTTCCAAATTAATTACTAGATATTATATCCACGAGCAGTAATATTGTatgcattttaatatattttttatttccacAGACATCAGACGATGATCATCATCACATGTACAGTTTAGCAGCAGCAAGAGTTGCTTGCCTTGTAACACTTAGACTTTTGGATGAGGAACTTCTTCCATTCAATATAACCTTCTTTACTAGTAAAGTGTATAATGCTATAATAAACACTGTGATGTTGATTAGAGAAAGCAGTTCAAAACATTTAAGTACAGGTGAATATTGTACTTTAATTACATATTAGTAAAAGTCTCTGTTTGAATCAATTAATTTTGAATGATGTCTAAAGAgccctaatttttttttagttttgctaTGGAACACAGTCATTACAGTAAGCTTTTTAATTTTagcatatttctttttttaacctaaaaaaaaaattcacaaaaaaccaaacaaattcaGTGAATCGCTcattacattatttttaaaatgtaattctGTGGATAGAATTTTgagaaatttttaatttaaaatgaaatttttcagtcaattctttaaaattttatagatcTTTTTGAGTGATTATTCTTTTGCAATAATAAACACtttatgtataatattttgtatGCCCATCGTAGCTGGTATGTATTATTGTTAATCATTCTTTGTTTGTCAGTTCACAtgtcaaacaaaaatacaaaaatggtttgtttaaaaacatgaaaattgcatgaaatatttgaaatggtGGAAAAAAGACtcctttataattttaattttgaagaaatggtttactttttgtTTTAGAGTTATGGAACTTTTAACGTCAGATTTATACAATTTTCACATATCATACACTATAAAGTATGCTGTGCTTGTTGGTATTAATAAAAGGaagcttcttttttattttcataattttctgaTGTGGTTTTCTATAGTTACAGAATGTTAATTGTCAGatttaagataataaaaaaagctGTATATTTGAATTTGCTCAGATTGATTTACTTGAAACCTTGGCCAACTGTTGCAATGAGAAAGTAAACTTTCTTTGAAAATTTCTTATCGACTTGTCTTTCAAGAGTTATAAGACTCAATCCTTCAAATTTCTGGTAATTTTTTACGTTATGTTCTTGTTCTAGTacagtggctgatccagaacttttataagtttattttaatACTGAGTTGCCCTCTAATTGATGGCTATGCTGGTTTTCTTGTGTGTGCATAgtataaaactaatcaaataaacTAAATTCCAATTAATGATAATAAACCTTTTCAGATATTATAGTAGAAAAGGTGACTGAATTGAAGAATGCAGGAAAGACATTTACCGAATACATTCCACAACTTTTAAAATCCAAGGATGGTTTAGCAGTGAGAAGAATTAATGATGCAATAATGAAATTACAGAGAATTTTATTAATGCCAAATAAATACAGGTAATTAATCCAATAATATTGAAGAACTCACATTTTGATAGATGATTAATTAAGTGCATATATTGAAATTGGTTTCCAGTTGAAGAATTAACCATAGATTGTGAAGCCATTGTAGTTTTATTACCCACATTATCAACCTTCTTTAAGAATATTGAACTGATATTTGGTTATAATTTTTGGTTATAATTTTATGAATAGCTTTTCTAGATTTTATACCAGTTTATTTTAGttgccttttttttctttttagttacAGTGATTTTGTAGAATGATTAGTTTTGGGTCATATATGACTCTGGTTTCTTTAAATCATAATTTGTAATCAATACACAACACTTCCTAGGACATGACAAATAAACCTactaagaaagataactctatttCTAAGATCAGATTTGGTcctcaaatgctcttcaactttgaactttatttggcccttttaactttttaggaattgagcatcactgataagtcttttgtagacgaaacgcatgtctggggtaaatacaaaatttaatcctggcaTCTATGATATGATGAGTTTACTGATTCATATATACTCATGAGAATTAAATTGAACTAATTCACTTTCTTAAAAGTCTTAGTTATTTGGTACAGtgataaaaatggtaaaaaaaacttACATGAAAGAGAAATGTAAAGAAAAACCTGACCTTACTATAAAGGTTTTTTTCCATAAATCTAAAAGTATTTTTCTGTATTGAAAACTATAGGTCAGACAACACATTCTCTGTATATGAAAATAGAAAGAGTATAAAATACCAAAGTTCATAGAAAATCGAAGTATTTTCATACTATTAAGTCTTTCACAGTCATTCACTGTTTATTTTAaggattattttgaataaatgaattCAGTCTGTTCAAAGGGACATCAAAGAACAAATAGTTTTCTGCTCTGTATTCTTACAACCATGGGGATAATGTGACTCagtatgaaaatgaataaaaggagatgtgaggtAAATGTCAAAGCACAGCAGCCAAATGAAACAAGAAATAACTAATACATCCAGAAAATATCTCAATTAATTTTGATGAATATTAAACTTAAAAATCTAAAGCCAGTAggtaaataaaatgaaacaatagtAAGATAAGAGCAAAAACCatattatattgttttcattaattAATTTTTTCCTATGAAGATATTTTCAGAAAAAAGATAGTTCATAAACAGATTTGCACAGTCAAATTATAAGCATGAAACATAGCTTGTATCATTCATTGTTACCTCTCACATATAAAGAAGCTAGCACATTGCTTGAATGCACAGTAAGTATTGGGTAGTTGATGAAATACgtttaaaattaaaacttaaaatgttgttttgtttctttACAGATCtcattactctattttaaaagacAGTAATACAGAGGGACTTCCATCTTCCATTAAAAACTTGTTACCATTAGCAACTGTAACTAATGACTACAGCCAAATACAGTGTTTATTAAAAAGCATTGGACTTATTTTACATGAAGCCATATTTTGTTTGCAAAGTATTTGATGTATGTTTCAATATTGTGATTTTAATTGTATGAATGGTGATCAAAGAATGCATGAGTTGTACAATGTTTTCTTTCCAGTTTTTGTATGCATTAATCTGCATATTGATATATACTTGAATTTCTGAGAACTGTAATAGAGGACTATTGGAATGACTTCTTTGGATTCGTAGAT includes:
- the LOC143067580 gene encoding N-acetylated-alpha-linked acidic dipeptidase 2-like, with protein sequence MASASSFTKYRSWSTVSDDPNDVGRIYTPETPAQKTLKRTFSTWAFSLIILSLSVMFLVGLMVGYFLKESHEDESSFGKRRDKIDTHVLHSVHENIMYFISNDNVRKISRDLKLLEDVRQTEYVKKELQTYGLDRVEVQEYDVVVTYPDPDRPNQLVVINSSGRVVKNVTLSKSKVANKVEEIIEDGRGGDVTRLSPNEVEGELVYGDYGRSIDLVRKNRSMSLQGKVLMIRQGEVSIKEKIRNGMTFGVRGILIQNAEEENIADITDCLDTSQQYPFPVQMLSRNISEQLLMYYSTQNRNISVRLVSNYIQITQSVKNVVGSITGDLERDRFILIGASRSHLQVGTSYLLELARSFKDMQRGNGWTPWRSVKFCSWDHDGISDLGFSQYLKMQTMSTQSSAVAYIDLDLGQINNGSHWLHLAGSSMFSDLVSSVVKEVPDPNNDNLVLENTWDRLLHSMKTETRIQQFGVPVFHASVSQTNNLTQTSDDDHHHMYSLAAARVACLVTLRLLDEELLPFNITFFTSKVYNAIINTVMLIRESSSKHLSTDIIVEKVTELKNAGKTFTEYIPQLLKSKDGLAVRRINDAIMKLQRILLMPNKYRSHYSILKDSNTEGLPSSIKNLLPLATVTNDYSQIQCLLKSIGLILHEAIFCLQSI